The following are from one region of the Terriglobia bacterium genome:
- a CDS encoding response regulator — MSLRILFADDSMTAQNMGKKILSDAGYDVVAVSNGAAAVKKIAEQKPDIIILDVYMPGYSGLEVCEKVRGSLETMKTPVLLTVGKMEPYKPEDANRVKADGVIIKPFEASDLLAIIKKFEERIGQMPAPPIVQQAARAEVQYQEDTSAAVEHLDHNSMGKPSSQPMVEVPDHMAGAAAFNDMLGADSSIAPQHFGVSSPAATFETSVIVPAPPIPTADYELPGGWKEEARPEPAAVAPAAEPEPEITATPVEVAPEPVAAEVEPETVAMEPLADPETNAMPMEAAEASSAAAVEPAHPQFIPVYKEPEPQPQADAASYEVLPTAAPPTGEIEIPREPELQETADETTRATVADRVEPGLLSTLESVADAARKAASEEHPAYHPNAAAQEAPSAAAMEVASTAGEQSPISAATAEVSDADFEARVAAAMAAYSHATAPVEVHESPVVAPVEIQPEPPAPAAPVSEARPVEEAVPSFEYRPPVRIAEPVEMAPAASVESIAAVPESIDPPLASAHEAMTHQVHEAVTSGVEAAAVAAATETGAEHHNIAQAVHRVMERLKPELVEEIMRELRSKK; from the coding sequence GTGTCTTTAAGAATTCTATTTGCCGATGACAGCATGACTGCCCAGAACATGGGCAAGAAAATCCTTTCTGATGCGGGCTACGACGTGGTGGCTGTCAGCAACGGCGCGGCTGCCGTGAAGAAAATCGCCGAGCAGAAGCCCGACATCATCATCCTTGACGTTTACATGCCGGGATATTCCGGGCTGGAAGTCTGCGAAAAAGTGCGCGGCTCTCTGGAGACAATGAAGACGCCGGTGCTGCTGACTGTCGGCAAGATGGAGCCGTACAAACCGGAAGACGCGAACCGCGTAAAGGCAGATGGCGTCATCATCAAGCCGTTTGAGGCCAGCGATCTGCTGGCAATTATCAAGAAATTTGAAGAGCGCATTGGGCAGATGCCGGCGCCGCCGATAGTGCAACAGGCTGCGCGCGCGGAGGTTCAATACCAAGAAGATACGAGCGCAGCGGTTGAACACCTAGACCACAATTCCATGGGCAAACCCAGCTCACAGCCGATGGTGGAAGTGCCAGATCATATGGCTGGCGCCGCCGCGTTCAACGATATGCTGGGAGCAGATTCCTCTATAGCGCCGCAGCATTTTGGCGTGAGCAGCCCCGCGGCAACATTTGAAACGTCGGTAATTGTGCCTGCTCCGCCGATTCCCACAGCAGACTACGAGCTGCCTGGTGGATGGAAAGAAGAAGCAAGACCGGAACCCGCTGCCGTTGCGCCTGCTGCGGAGCCCGAACCTGAAATCACCGCCACGCCGGTAGAAGTTGCGCCTGAACCGGTTGCCGCTGAAGTGGAACCGGAAACAGTGGCAATGGAGCCGCTTGCTGATCCGGAAACAAATGCAATGCCGATGGAAGCCGCTGAGGCTTCGTCCGCTGCGGCTGTGGAGCCCGCGCATCCGCAATTTATACCCGTCTACAAGGAACCGGAGCCGCAACCACAAGCAGACGCGGCTTCTTACGAAGTTTTGCCAACGGCTGCACCGCCTACCGGTGAAATAGAGATTCCGCGCGAACCGGAGTTGCAGGAAACGGCTGATGAAACCACACGAGCTACCGTGGCTGACCGAGTCGAACCCGGATTGCTGTCGACACTTGAATCAGTTGCTGACGCTGCAAGAAAGGCAGCCTCCGAGGAACATCCGGCTTATCATCCAAACGCCGCAGCCCAGGAAGCGCCTTCAGCAGCCGCAATGGAAGTTGCCTCTACCGCTGGCGAACAGTCTCCGATCTCGGCAGCGACAGCGGAGGTCAGCGATGCAGATTTTGAAGCGCGTGTGGCAGCCGCGATGGCTGCTTATAGCCACGCCACCGCCCCGGTTGAAGTGCATGAAAGTCCGGTAGTGGCGCCGGTAGAAATTCAGCCTGAACCGCCGGCCCCTGCGGCCCCGGTGTCTGAGGCAAGGCCAGTAGAAGAAGCAGTGCCCTCGTTCGAATATCGTCCGCCAGTGCGCATTGCCGAGCCTGTGGAGATGGCTCCTGCGGCCTCTGTTGAAAGCATAGCGGCTGTTCCAGAGAGCATCGATCCGCCTTTGGCTTCGGCGCATGAAGCCATGACTCATCAGGTGCATGAAGCTGTTACGTCCGGCGTGGAAGCTGCGGCTGTTGCAGCAGCAACGGAAACCGGAGCAGAACACCATAACATCGCCCAGGCCGTGCATCGCGTGATGGAGCGGCTGAAGCCGGAATTGGTGGAAGAAATCATGCGCGAGCTGCGGTCAAAGAAATAA
- the rpe gene encoding ribulose-phosphate 3-epimerase: MIELAPSILSADFAHLADQIQAVAEGGATVLHVDVMDGHFVPNITIGPPVVASVRKVTNLPLDCHLMIENPDQYIPAFVDAGADWISVHQEACVHLNRTIELIRSHGANPGVVINPATPVGTLEEVLDMVHHVLVMSVNPGFGGQKFIPSSLEKVRKLALMRTARNANFRIEIDGGMAPDTIGQAVRAGVEVLVAGNAVFGKGNPRENTQRLLKLATEATLQRV, encoded by the coding sequence TTGATTGAGCTAGCGCCCTCCATATTGTCGGCGGATTTTGCCCACCTGGCAGACCAGATCCAGGCGGTGGCGGAAGGCGGCGCAACCGTGCTGCACGTTGACGTAATGGACGGGCATTTTGTGCCGAATATTACGATTGGGCCTCCGGTGGTGGCCAGCGTGAGGAAGGTAACGAACCTGCCGCTGGATTGTCACTTGATGATTGAGAATCCTGACCAGTACATTCCGGCGTTTGTGGATGCCGGAGCGGACTGGATTTCTGTGCATCAGGAAGCATGCGTGCACCTGAACAGGACGATTGAGCTGATCCGCAGCCATGGAGCGAACCCGGGAGTGGTGATCAATCCGGCAACGCCGGTGGGCACGCTGGAAGAAGTGCTGGACATGGTGCATCACGTTCTGGTGATGTCAGTGAATCCGGGGTTTGGCGGGCAGAAATTTATTCCTTCGTCACTGGAGAAGGTACGCAAGCTGGCGCTGATGCGCACGGCGCGCAATGCGAATTTCAGGATCGAGATTGACGGCGGCATGGCCCCGGACACGATTGGTCAGGCAGTGCGGGCGGGAGTCGAGGTATTGGTCGCCGGAAACGCCGTTTTTGGCAAGGGAAATCCCAGAGAGAACACGCAGCGCCTGCTGAAGCTGGCGACGGAAGCCACGCTGCAAAGAGTCTGA
- the bamD gene encoding outer membrane protein assembly factor BamD: MVRKILVSAVLAGAVLASSGCHHKVQNPLANIDSKQPDKSLFDRSMDSMKKARYQEARTLLETLINTYPDSEYIARAKLALGDAWYNEGGKAAWQQAESEYKDFQTFFPNLPEASEAQLKIASMHYREMEKPDRDYAEAQRAADEYKQLIQQYPDSPLVPQAKQKLREVQEILGERQYRIAHFYYLRDNLAASQARLQSLTESYPLYSQSDEALFELGNIYEKEAAGLRKQKMPEAQREKLVAQFEKKAIDAYSRIITRYPATDRVGDAKRRLEALKAPIPQPTAEALAESKAEEASREKLKLVAKLTGNFKKHPNVAPATKVGEPNLQDETVTSAPAIINDLNQQVSGVAPSNSVGVQAVGTGTGTPDANEKAPGTADTTPADGAAAKPALPQVNEIQKPDPASSSQTTAQDGQAAADKQAAPVDRKQESSSKKKEKKGLRKLIPF, encoded by the coding sequence ATGGTGCGAAAAATTCTTGTTTCAGCCGTGTTGGCCGGCGCAGTGCTGGCCTCAAGCGGATGCCATCACAAAGTCCAGAACCCCCTGGCGAACATTGATTCAAAGCAACCGGATAAGAGCTTGTTCGACCGCTCCATGGATTCAATGAAAAAGGCGCGTTATCAGGAAGCCCGGACGCTGCTTGAGACACTGATCAATACGTATCCTGATTCCGAGTACATTGCGCGGGCCAAGCTAGCGCTGGGCGATGCGTGGTACAACGAAGGCGGCAAAGCGGCATGGCAGCAGGCCGAATCGGAATACAAGGACTTCCAGACGTTTTTCCCCAACCTGCCGGAAGCGTCAGAGGCGCAGTTGAAGATTGCGTCCATGCATTATCGCGAAATGGAAAAGCCGGACCGCGATTATGCCGAGGCGCAACGCGCGGCGGACGAGTATAAACAGCTAATCCAGCAATATCCTGACAGCCCGCTGGTGCCGCAGGCGAAGCAGAAACTGCGCGAGGTACAGGAAATCCTGGGAGAGCGCCAGTATCGCATCGCGCACTTCTATTACCTGCGCGACAATCTGGCGGCCTCGCAGGCAAGGCTGCAATCGCTGACGGAATCCTACCCGCTCTACTCACAGTCCGATGAGGCGCTGTTTGAGCTGGGGAACATTTACGAAAAAGAAGCTGCTGGGCTGAGGAAGCAGAAGATGCCGGAAGCACAGAGGGAAAAGCTGGTCGCCCAATTTGAAAAGAAGGCGATTGACGCTTACTCCAGGATCATCACGCGCTATCCGGCAACAGACCGGGTGGGCGATGCCAAGCGACGTTTAGAGGCTTTGAAAGCCCCGATCCCGCAGCCTACGGCAGAAGCGCTGGCGGAGAGCAAGGCGGAAGAAGCGAGCCGCGAGAAGCTAAAGCTGGTAGCGAAACTGACCGGCAACTTCAAGAAGCATCCGAACGTTGCGCCCGCAACCAAAGTAGGCGAGCCCAATCTGCAGGATGAAACAGTAACAAGCGCGCCGGCAATCATCAATGACTTGAATCAACAGGTGAGCGGCGTGGCGCCCAGCAACAGTGTTGGAGTGCAGGCCGTAGGTACGGGAACGGGAACTCCGGATGCAAACGAGAAAGCGCCGGGCACTGCAGACACCACGCCAGCAGATGGAGCCGCTGCTAAACCAGCTCTGCCGCAGGTGAATGAGATTCAGAAGCCCGATCCGGCGTCGAGCAGCCAGACAACCGCGCAGGATGGCCAGGCGGCTGCGGACAAACAGGCAGCGCCGGTGGACCGCAAACAGGAATCCAGCAGCAAGAAAAAAGAGAAGAAGGGGCTGCGCAAGCTGATTCCGTTTTAA
- a CDS encoding CVNH domain-containing protein, with amino-acid sequence MRSILRASILKSGAVAVMFIVGLGISQAQSMPPGSYQQTCRNIDFHDDVLMANCQDSGGRWQSALLRDVQSCRSDIINDDGALRCSRSGGVNGGVAAGLPGGSYTQSCQDVHASGDDLHARCPTSNGDWKDTKLDDYNKCRGEIVNDNGKLRCVSGVYGGPGVPVGGYQGYPSAAGGFTGSYTQTCKDIKSHGDDLEARCKTVNGDWNNSKLDDYRKCKGQIINDDGNLKCVAAGYGIGRGGYPAGTYQQGNFPAGSYTQSCDSIHIDGDDLKAHCQTRDGGSRDAKLDDFQKCKSDIINDDGRLRCER; translated from the coding sequence ATGCGGAGCATTTTGAGGGCTTCAATTTTAAAATCCGGGGCGGTGGCTGTGATGTTCATTGTGGGACTGGGAATTTCCCAGGCACAGTCGATGCCGCCAGGATCGTATCAACAAACTTGCAGGAACATTGATTTTCACGATGACGTCCTGATGGCAAACTGCCAGGATTCCGGCGGACGCTGGCAAAGCGCTCTGCTACGCGACGTGCAAAGCTGCCGCAGCGACATTATTAACGACGATGGCGCTTTGCGGTGCAGCAGAAGCGGCGGAGTTAACGGCGGCGTTGCTGCGGGACTTCCGGGCGGTTCTTACACGCAGTCCTGCCAGGATGTGCATGCAAGCGGTGACGACCTGCACGCCCGTTGCCCAACATCAAATGGCGACTGGAAAGATACCAAGCTGGACGACTACAACAAATGCCGTGGCGAAATAGTGAATGATAACGGCAAGCTGCGCTGCGTTTCGGGCGTTTATGGCGGGCCGGGCGTGCCTGTGGGTGGTTATCAGGGCTATCCATCGGCGGCCGGCGGCTTTACCGGCTCATATACCCAGACCTGCAAGGACATCAAGAGCCATGGCGATGATCTTGAAGCACGTTGCAAGACCGTAAACGGCGATTGGAACAATAGCAAGCTCGATGATTACCGGAAATGCAAGGGACAAATCATCAATGACGATGGCAACCTGAAATGCGTGGCTGCTGGATACGGAATCGGACGTGGCGGTTATCCGGCAGGCACCTATCAGCAGGGAAACTTTCCGGCAGGTTCTTACACGCAGTCATGCGACAGCATTCACATCGATGGTGACGACCTGAAGGCCCACTGCCAGACCAGGGATGGTGGATCGCGAGACGCCAAGCTGGATGACTTCCAAAAGTGCAAAAGTGACATCATTAATGATGATGGCCGCTTGCGCTGCGAACGGTAA